In Lycium ferocissimum isolate CSIRO_LF1 chromosome 11, AGI_CSIRO_Lferr_CH_V1, whole genome shotgun sequence, a single genomic region encodes these proteins:
- the LOC132036118 gene encoding G-type lectin S-receptor-like serine/threonine-protein kinase At4g03230, with the protein MYTFGAAMQLQHYSFLLLFVILTCLSLCIHQSLGVDMISVNHSISGNQSIVSPGENFELGFFTAGDSKKYYLGIWYKNVIKQYVWVANREKPLSGTDMYSSELKILDGNLVLITASKNLFWSTNISNTIISNTLVGILSDDGNFILSDGSNSAPPLWQSFDHPTDTWLPNAKMKFDKRANTANILTSWKNSEDPSPGIFSVKMDQSNRQFLIKWNRTEIYSASGSWNEHTFNLTPEMSLNSEKYEFTYVDNENESYFMYSPRNSFKIRLTLDVSGQIRHLIWAENLTEWQLFTSQPRQPCEVYASCGAFSICNKESKAFCNYLSGFTPRSDAEWNLNDHSGGCVRKMSLQCVDGKMKGGFLMNPNVTLPKPSPTVPAASAEECHSICLSNCDCNAYAYDNNACSIWNELLNLKKLSPEDGVGSVIYTRLDASDEAYGEDAKSRKIPLKIKVITSVVAVVATLLLCSFSYICYSRKIAKRIANKQSTEGNPMPHRFNREREARNLINENDKQDIAVPFFSLENILIATDNFSDINKLGQGGFGPVYKGIFSVGQEIAVKRLSSQSRQGIDEFRNEVMLISKLQHRNLVRLLGYCITGYEQILLYEYMPNKSLDTFIFDPRRSKSLKWKKRFDIIMGISRGLLYLHEDSRLRIIHRDLKTSNILLDQEMNPKISDFGLARIVEEKTTEANTNKVVGTYGYMSPEYALEGVFSIKSDVFSLGVVILEIITGRRNTGFYQSKEASNLLVHAWNFWKEKRALHLLDHSLLESCNPKEAMKCINVGLLCVQEDPGDRPTMSNVVMMLRSESTSLPKPNQPAFVSRRNVSNSSCVSTGKPHSSSNIELTITEEEGR; encoded by the exons ATGTACACATTTGGTGCAGCCATGCAACTGCAACATTATTCTTTTCTCCTACTTTTTGTGATCCTTACATGTTTATCTCTCTGTATCCATCAGTCTCTTGGAGTTGATATGATATCAGTAAATCACTCTATTTCTGGAAACCAAAGTATTGTCTCTCCAGGTGAAAATTTTGAGTTAGGATTCTTCACGGCAGGTGATTCGAAAAAGTATTATCTTGGTATATGGTACAAGAATGTAATTAAACAATACGTATGGGTAGCAAACAGGGAGAAGCCACTTTCTGGTACTGATATGTATTCTTCCgaattgaaaattttagatGGAAATTTAGTGCTTATTACTGCATCCAAAAACTTGTTCTGGTCCACAAATATCAGCAATACAATTATCTCAAATACTCTAGTGGGAATTCTTTCAGATGATggtaattttattttgagtgaTGGATCAAATTCAGCTCCTCCACTTTGGCAAAGCTTCGATCATCCGACTGATACATGGTTGCCGAatgctaaaatgaagtttgacAAGCGTGCGAATACAGCGAATATTCTTACCTCTTGGAAGAACTCAGAGGATCCTTCTCCGGGGATTTTTTCCGTCAAGATGGATCAGAGCAATAGGCAGTTCCTGATAAAGTGGAACAGGACTGAGATTTACTCAGCTAGTGGAAGTTGGAATGAGCACACTTTCAACTTGACGCCTGAGATGAGTTTGAATTCGGAGAAATACGAGTTTacctatgttgataatgaaaacGAGAGCTATTTTATGTATTCCCCCCGtaattctttcaaaattagATTAACACTAGATGTCTCTGGGCAAATCAGGCATCTGATTTGGGCGGAGAACTTGACGGAATGGCAACTTTTTACATCTCAACCAAGACAACCGTGCGAGGTTTATGCTAGTTGTGGTGCCTTTAGCATTTGCAATAAGGAGTCCAAGGCCTTCTGTAATTACTTGTCTGGGTTCACGCCTAGATCCGATGCAGAATGGAACTTGAATGATCATTCCGGTGGTTGTGTAAGGAAGATGAGCTTGCAGTGTGTTGATGGTAAAATGAAGGGGGGGTTTTTGATGAATCCAAACGTGACATTGCCCAAACCGTCTCCAACTGTGCCAGCTGCTAGTGCGGAGGAATGTCATTCTATTTGCTTGAGTAATTGTGACTGTAATGCGTATGCTTATGATAACAATGCATGTTCAATTTGGAACGAGCTGTTGAATCTGAAGAAACTTTCACCAGAAGATGGTGTTGGAAGTGTGATTTATACCAGACTTGATGCCTCTGACGAAGCATACGGTGAAG ATGCAAAATCAAGGAAAATTCCCCTGAAGATTAAAGTTATCACATCTGTGGTGGCAGTCGTTGCAACTCTACTTCTATGTAGCTTTAGTTACATTTGTTATAGCAGAAAGATAGCAAAGAGAATAG CAAACAAACAAAGCACAGAAGGGAATCCAATGCCACATAGGTTCAACAGAGAAAGAGAAGCACGAAACCTGATTAACGAAAATGATAAGCAAGACATCGCTGTTCCATTCTTTAGTTTGGAAAACATATTAATAGCCACAGATAATTTCTCAGATATAAATAAGCTTGGACAAGGAGGATTTGGTCCCGTTTATAAG GGTATATTCTCAGTTGGACAAGAAATTGCTGTGAAAAGGTTATCAAGCCAATCTAGACAGGGCATTGACGAATTCAGGAACGAAGTCATGCTGATTTCCAAACTTCAACATAGAAATCTAGTCAGACTTTTAGGGTACTGTATCACAGGGTATGAACAGATTCTACTTTACGAGTATATGCCAAACAAAAGTCTAGACACCTTCATATTCG ATCCAAGACGTAGCAAGTCATTGAAATGGAAAAAGCGATTTGATATCATAATGGGAATTTCTCGAGGGCTTCTCTATCTTCATGAAGACTCAAGGCTCAGAATTATTCATAGAGATCTGAAAACAAGTAACATACTTTTGGATCAAGAAATGAACCCAAAAATATCAGACTTTGGCTTGGCAAGGATAGTTGAAGAAAAAACAACAGaagcaaataccaacaaagtGGTTGGAACTTA CGGATATATGTCTCCTGAATATGCATTGGAGGGGGTATTCTCAATTAAGTCAGATGTATTCAGCTTAGGAGTAGTTATACTGGAGATAATTACTGGAAGGAGAAACACAGGATTTTATCAATCTAAAGAAGCTTCAAACCTTTTGGTCCAT GCATGGAATTTCTGGAAAGAAAAAAGGGCACTACATTTGTTGGATCATTCATTGCTCGAATCATGCAACCCAAAAGAAGCAATGAAGTGCATAAACGTTGGGCTGTTATGTGTGCAAGAAGATCCAGGCGATCGTCCCACCATGTCAAATGTAGTGATGATGCTTCGTAGTGAAAGTACGTCTCTTCCAAAGCCTAATCAACCAGCTTTTGTGTCAAGGAGAAATGTTTCTAATTCATCTTGTGTTTCAACTGGTAAACCACACAGCTCCTCCAACATTGAGTTGACAATCACAGAGGAAGAAGGCCGATAG
- the LOC132037016 gene encoding zinc finger protein CONSTANS-LIKE 4-like, translating into MKLCELCKGLARMYCESDNASLCWDCDAKVHSANFLAARHSRSLLCHVCQSPTAWSAAGAKLGKTVSVCDTCRCVDRCNYRRDHEEESESVNDEETDYEDEEEIDDDDEEEDLQVVPWSSTPPPASSSSSEDSLYVRRNNVSSKRMRETDDADLHSDDDRESPRHRKVHTSPVKIQRREDRLTAPRCIDFMRLNDDSRTVDLGTSETS; encoded by the exons ATGAAATTGTGTGAGTTATGTAAGGGATTGGCTAGGATGTACTGTGAATCGGACAACGCGAGTTTGTGTTGGGACTGTGATGCGAAGGTTCACTCGGCCAACTTTCTGGCAGCGAGGCATTCTAGGTCTTTGCTATGCCACGTGTGTCAATCGCCTACGGCTTGGTCTGCAGCCGGGGCGAAGCTTGGGAAAACTGTCTCCGTATGCGACACGTGTAGATGTGTGGATAGATGCAACTACCGTAGGGATCATGAGGAGGAGAGTGAAAGCGTAAACGATGAAGAAACTGATTATGAAGATGAagaggaaattgatgatgatgatgaagaggaAGATTTACAGGTTGTTCCGTGGTCGTCTACACCACCGCCGGCTAGTTCATCAAGCAGTGAAGATTCATTATATGTTCGGAGAAATAATGTTTCTTCAAAGAGAATGCGTGAAACTGATGATGCGGATCTTCATTCAGAT GATGATAGAGAAAGTCCACGTCACCGGAAAGTCCACACATCGCCGGTTAAGATTCAGAGAAGGGAGGATCGGCTCACGGCTCCTCGATGCATAGATTTTATGAGACTCAATGATGACTCAAGGACCGTAGATCTGGGAACTTCGGAGACCTCGTAG